The proteins below come from a single Juglans regia cultivar Chandler chromosome 12, Walnut 2.0, whole genome shotgun sequence genomic window:
- the LOC108992418 gene encoding uncharacterized protein LOC108992418, with product MEVDLEKMCGKLSLTEQEEEVVVVDEESLDGALGRSEKCLLFKLFTDKQFNKEAFKSTMKRLWRPGKSISIRDVSDNLFIAEFEDPWDKEHVFREGPWAFDKHSVLTNEVDGLQQAHQITFPEELFWVRIHDLPIMARNWKMGHIVGKEVGSVVEVDLEKDALAWGEYLRIRVKLDVTKPLLRGKKVCVGSSNPFWVRFSYEPLPNFRYICGTLGHNHKECNQWRPLMEKFSVSEFPYGPWLRAGNFGDYRGPVHRELWCCVA from the coding sequence ATGGAGGTAGATCTTGAGAAGATGTGTGGAAAACTATCCCTGACCGAACAGGAAGAGGAAGTTGTGGTAGTGGATGAAGAGTCTCTGGATGGTGCGCTAGGTAGAAGTGAAAAATGTCTGTTGTTTAAACTGTTCACTGATAAACAGTTTAATAAGGAGGCGTTTAAGAGTACTATGAAGCGTCTATGGCGTCCTGGTAAGTCTATCTCCATTCGAGATGTTAGTGATAATCTATTTATTGCTGAATTTGAGGATCCATGGGATAAAGAACACGTTTTCAGAGAGGGACCTTGGGCTTTTGATAAGCACTCGGTTCTCACAAATGAGGTGGATGGGTTGCAGCAGGCACATCAGATTACTTTCCCTGAGGAGCTCTTCTGGGTTCGTATCCATGATCTCCCGATTATGGCTAGGAACTGGAAGATGGGACACATAGTAGGGAAGGAAGTTGgtagtgtggtggaggttgacTTGGAGAAGGATGCACTGGCTTGGGGGGAGTACCTGCGTATCAGGGTTAAGTTGGATGTCACTAAGCCCTTGTTACGTGGTAAGAAGGTTTGTGTGGGTTCTTCTAACCCCTTCTGGGTTCGGTTCTCTTATGAACCACTTCCAAATTTTCGCTACATATGTGGTACGCTTGGTCATAATCATAAGGAGTGTAATCAGTGGAGGCCATTGATGGAAAAGTTTTCAGTCTCTGAGTTTCCATATGGTCCCTGGTTGCGTGCAGGGAACTTTGGTGATTATAGAGGACCTGTTCACAGGGAACTTTggtgttgtgttgcatga